The following DNA comes from Pseudoalteromonas aliena SW19.
TTCGTCAAAGCGACGAGACTGATCAGTAATATTTCTGTATGTTGCTTTAAAACCATTACCGTCTGCATAACCCGATTCAGCATCAATAACACCATTTAGCGCTTCGTAGCGTTTTTCTGCCCCCCAAAAGCAACCAGCTCCAAGCACAATGGTTTCTACATGCATAGTGGCTTCTACATCGCTGTGTTTTACCTTTTCCATTGATAAAGCAAAGCTGCCTGCGCTAAATATAATAGCTGCGCCTGATAAATATAATAAATGCTGGTGTTTCATAAGTTACCTCTGTACATGTGCGTACTCATTAAGACCTCCTTATCTTAATTTTCATTTCATCCTGATTACTTATTTAGTACGAAGCGTATTAAGTTTTGGTCCTAAATAAGTTAAATTCGATTAATTGAATATAAAACGACTCTTAAAGTAAGTTGGGTAATAAACATAACCACTTAGTCGCAATGGTGTAAATAAATTAATAAAACTGTGTTACGTTTAAATTATGTTATACAAATAGGTTTATTTAATGAAGCCAACTCCTCATATTTATGCATTAACAAACAGTAGTTTACTGTTTGATGCATCGTATTTAGACGCTACAGATAGACTCTCTATTCAAAGGAAAATTTGGGCTTTAGCCAGCCACTGTAAAAGCACTGATGAATTTAGCGATTTGGTGCCAGCTATGAACTCGCTCACTCTCTATTTAAAATCAGATAAACACGCAAACAAGTGGTTACAAGTGCTACCTTCGTTGTGGAATGATATTAAAACGAGTACTTTTAAGGGGCAGCATCACTTAATCGAAACGACCTACAAGGGTGAGGATATTGATTACGTGGCTCGTTATCATAATTTAAGCGCTGATGAGGTTATTAATATTCATAGTAACACCAAGTACCACGTTTTATTTTTAGGCTTTCAGCCCGGTTTTGCTTACCTACATGGTTTAGAAGAGCAATTACATACACCAAGGCGTGATGAGCCACGTACTAGGGTTCCTAAAGGCTCTGTTGCGATAGGTGCTGCACAAACCGGAATTTACCCCGCAGATACCCCTGGTGGTTGGCACATAATAGGCCATACAGATACAGCCTTGTTTGATTCGACCTCTGAGCAACCTTGTTTAATTCAACCAGGCGATACGCTTGAATTTGTTCCGCTAGTTAATAAAGGAGCAACTCATGATTAAAGTACTCAAAAGTGGTGTATTACTTACAATTCAAGATTTTGGCCGTGAAGGCTACCGCCATTTAGGGGTAAGCAAAGCGGGCAGCTTAGACCCCTTTGCACAAATCATTGCTAATAGACTACTTAACAATAACGACAATGATGCCGTTTTAGAAATAACCGTTGGTTTGTGCGAGCTTGAATTTAGCTGCGACACAGTAATTGCGCTTCATGGTTCCGATTTGCAAGCAACCCTTGACGGACAAGCAATTTACCCTGGTTGGACATTCGCAGTAAAAAACAAACAAGTACTGAGCTTTGCTACTGGTAGAGCCGGCTTAAGAGCTTATTTAGCAGTGAAAGGCGGTATACAAAATACTGAGGTTATGGGCTCTAAATCCACAGATTTAAACGCGTGTTTTGGTGGTATTGAAGGTAGAGCTCTCACCACTGGTGATGAAATACCTATTACTCCTTATTATGGAGAGTTTATAAAGGTAGGCGCAATGGCTCCCGCCCAGCGCAAGCTTATACGCCTTCACCCAAGCCCCCATGCTAACTTATTAGGCGAGCCTTTACTAAGCAACTTTGTATCTACCGCATTTAAAGTCAGTAGTAACAGTAACCGAATGGGCGTAAGGCTTGAGCATAAAAGTAGTTTGGTGCATTCGCACTGTTTGCCATCACTCGGGGTAAGCCCTGGGAGCATTCAACTACCACCTAATGGTGAACCTATTGTGCTACTTAACGATGGCCAAACCACTGGGGGGTATCCTCTTTTAGGGACTGTTATTGAAGCCGACTTACATCAATTTGCACAATTTAGACCTTTAGACACGGTTGAGTTTAAATATGTAACGTTTGAAGAAGCTGCAAAGGCAAAACAGAAACTTGACGGGCACCTACATCAATTGAGCCTTGCACTTAAAAATAACCTATAAAAATATTCTAAAAATAAATAGGAAAACTATGTTCGATTTAAATTATTGGCCGCTTATTGGCATTCCTGTTGTAGTAATCGGTTTTGCACTGCGCTTTAATCCGTTACTAGTGGTTACCTTTGCAGGACTTGCGACCGGCTGGGCAGTCAATCTTGATTTTATAAGTTTGCTGCAAACCTTTGGCGAAAAATTTATGAACTCGCGCCAATTAGCGAGCTTCATTTTAATTTTACCTATTATTGCACTACTTGAACGTTATGGATTGCAACAACGTGCGCGCGACTGGATTTCACAAATTAAAACAGCCACCAGCGCACGTATACTTGCTCTTTATTTTATTGTTAGAGAATGCTCGGCTGCACTTGGTTTGCTCTCACTCGGCGGGCAAGCACAAACAGTTCGCCCTTTACTTGCACCTATGGCATTAGGGACGGCTACAAATAAATATGGCGAATTGCCTAAACCCGTAAAAGATATGATCAGCGCCCATGCGGCGGCGGTTGATAACATTGCGGTATTTTTTGGTGAAGACATATTTATAGCCTTTGGTGCTGTTTTACTTATGGATGCATTTTTAAAAGAAAACGGCATAACGGGTATTGAGCCGCTACATATTGGTTTGTGGGCAATCCCTACTGCGCTGTGCGCCTTAGTTATTCACTTATTTAGACTAGCTCGACTCGAAAGTAAAATTGCAAAAGCGGTTCAAAAGTACAATGCACCGGAGCCCATACTATGAGTAAAGTAGTTGATGCCGATGTATCGCACTCAAGCACAGCACTTGTGACAATTGAAAACATATACCTGCTTATTGGCATCATGGTGATGTTTTTAGTAGTACGTACCCTGCAAGACAAAAACCACCCAAAAAGACTGACAACTGCCCTATTTTGGTTTTTGTTTGGCAGTAGTTTTTTATTTGGTGATTTTGCTATTGCAACTCTTGGTGCACAAACAACGTACCTAATGGTAGGTATTAGCGTATTACTCATTGCTTTATTAGCCGGTTTAAATTTAGTTTCCATGGGGAACTACTCTATTCCCAGTGAGCAGGAACAAAACCAAAGCGCTAAAAATCTAGGCAATAAGTTATTTATTCCCGCTTTAATGATCCCAATTGTTACCGTAGTCTTTACTGTACTATTTGATAATGTGGCTATAAATAATGTTTACTTACTTGATCAACGCCACTTAACACTTGCATCTTTAACCATTGCTTGTATTTTTGCATTGCTTGTTGGCTGGAAAATAACCGGTGGTAGTCCTGTTCAAGCCGTAAGCGAATCACGTCGTTTGGTTGATTCTATTGGCTGGGCAGCCATTTTACCGCAAATGCTAGCCATGCTTGGTGGGGTATTCATTGTGGCGCAAACAGGTGATTCCATTAAAGAATTAGTTACTTTATTTATAGCCCCTGACAACCGTTTTATGCTGGTTGTTTTGTATTGTGTCGGTATGGCATTTTTTACCATGATTATGGGTAACGCGTTTGCTGCATTTCCGGTGATGACTGCGGGTATTGCGATGCCATTTTTAATTGAAGGTCATGGCGCAAGCCCTGCACCTTTAGTTGCGTTAGGTATGTATAGCGGCTATTGCGGTACGTTAATGACGCCTATGGCAGCCAATTTTAATATTATTCCTGCCGCTCTTTTAGACTTAAAAGATAAGTACCATGTAATAAAGGTGCAAATTCCGACGGCAGTTACCTTACTCGCCGTTAATATTATTTTAATGTATAGCTTGGTGTTTAATGACTAAATCAACTTCTACTATGGCGTGTGTATTAATAACCGGCTTTGCCCCTTTTGGTGGTGAAGCTATAAACCCTTCTTGGCAAGCAGTACAAAAACTTGATGAAACTATCATCATGAAACACAAAATATGCACGCTAGAACTTGCCTGTGAATTTAATACATCTATCAGCCAGCTTATAAACGCCATTGAATCGCACAATCCGGAGATTGTTTTGTGCATAGGTCAAGCTGGTGGGCGCAGCGAAATATCAATAGAGCGTATTGCAATAAACGTTGACGATGCACGTATTAAAGACAATGCAGGTAATCAACCTATAGATACACCAATAGAAAAAAATGGCCCTGATGCCTATTTTACAAACCTACCAATAAAGCGCATGTTACACGCATTGCACAACAACAATATACCAGCTACCATTTCGAATACGGCAGGCACGTATGTGTGTAATCACGTTATGTATGGTCTTATGCATTACATAAATGAGCACTGCGCTGTAATGAAAGGCGGCTTTGTGCATATTCCTTATTTACCCAGCCAAGCGGTGCACCACAGCGGTGCACCTAGTATGAATGAAGAAACCGTTATAGATGCGCTGAAAGTCATAGTAGATCAAGCTTTGAACAATGAAAGTGATATTAAAGTAGCCGCTGGAACCACCCACTAGTCATTATGGTGCAGCTAATTCTAACTTGGTGCATAAATTATTCTTAATTAATTGTAAAAGCTATGTGACTTGAGTAAATATTTCTGATAAAACAAAGGTTCGCAGTGCAGCAAATTGGCTGTACTACACACATAATAGGAATGAGGAGTTACTATGTGTTCAATTTTTGGGGTATTAGATATTAAATCTGATCCCACTCAGTTGCGTACTCAAGCAATTGAAATGTCAAAACTGCTTAGACACCGAGGCCCAGATTGGTCTGGTGTATATGCATCTGAAAAAGCTATTTTAGTGCATGAGCGTTTAGCTATTGTTGGAGTATCAAGCGGTGCACAGCCTTTATACAATCCAGAAAAAACACATATTTTAGCCGTTAATGGCGAGATTTATAATCATAAAGAACTTGCAGCAGAGCTAGATGTTGATTTTACTTTTCAAACTCAATCAGACTGTGAAGTTATTTTAGCCCTGTACAAACAAAAAGGGCCTGACTTTTTAGATGACCTAAATGGCATTTTTGCATTTTGTTTATACGACGAAGAAAATGACGCTTACTTAATTGGCCGTGATCATATTGGTATTATCCCGCTTTACACCGGTCACGACGAGCACGGTAACTTTTACGTTGCTTCTGAGCTAAAAGCACTTTCTCCAATTTGTAAGCATATTGAAGAATTTCCACCAGGGCATTACCTGTACAGCAAAGATGGTAAAATGACGCCTTATTACAAGCGTGATTGGGAAACGTTTGATGCAGTTAAAGATAACAGCGCAGAAGCCCAAGACGTTAAAGATGCATTAGAAGCGGCCGTTAAACGCCAGCTAATGTGTGACGTGCCTTACGGTGTATTACTTTCTGGTGGTTTAGACTCATCAGTTATCTCTGCTATTACTCAGCGCTTTGCTGCCAAACGTATTGAAGATAATGATGAAAGCGATGCATGGTGGCCTAAACTTCATTCTTTTTCAGTGGGCCTTAAAGGCTCACCTGATTTAGCCGCTGCACAAAAAGTAGCTGACATGATTGGGACTATTCACCACCCTATCATTTTTACTATTCAAGAAGGTATTGATGCACTGCGTGAAGTGATTTACCACATTGAAACGTACGATGTAACAACGATTCGTGCCTCTACACCTATGTACTTAATGGCTCGCCAAATTAAAGCGATGGGCATTAAAATGGTGTTGTCGGGCGAAGGTGCTGATGAGCTATTTGGTGGCTACTTATACTTCCATAAAGCCCCTAACGCACAAGAGTTTCATGAAGAGCTAAACCGTAAAGTATCAAAACTGCATATGTTTGACTGCTTACGTGCTAATAAATCAATGGCGGCATGGGGCGTAGAAGCACGTGTACCGTTTCTTGATAAAGAATTTGTTGATGTTGCTATGCGTATCAACCCTGAAGCTAAAATGTGTAAAGATGGCAAAATTGAAAAACACATTTTACGTGAAGGCTTTGAAGGCTACTTACCTGAAGAAGTGCTATGGCGTCAAAAAGAGCAGTTTTCAGATGGTGTTGGTTACAGCTGGATTGATACGTTAAAAGAGTTTGTAAATGAGCAAGTGAGCGATCAAGAGCTTGAAAATGCGAAATTTAAATACCCTATTAATACACCGGATTCAAAAGAAGCGTACTACTACCGTACTATTTTTGAATCGCATTTCCCTGGTGATGCATCCGCTAAATGTGTACCGCATGGTAAGTCGGTAGCGTGTTCGACTCCTGAAGCACTGGCATGGGACGCATCGTTTCAAAACAATGCCGATCCATCAGGTCGTGCTGCGGGCGTTCATAACGACGCATATGCAAGCAAAGGTTAATACTCTTTGCTTAGCGAAGCGTAAGCCTAAATGGCTTACGCTTCGCTTTATAGAGTTCACTTCCACCGAATCTATTTTTTATAGCTCTGCAAATAACTTAAAAGGCTCAAGCGCTTTAATTGTTATTTATAAAAACGGGTTAACGTCAAAAACAATGCAATATATTGCATCACAATCAATTCACCCTGCTACCGTATTTTTAAATCACAATGAGATAACTAAACTGCATTGTAAAATTCGCTGGTTTAACCAAACACATGAAATTAAACGCTGCGGACATGGTACTTTAGCAGCCGCTAATTTTTTGATAGATCATTTTGGTTATTGCCCTGACGTATTTACTTCAATGAGTCATGAGCGTTTTACTATAAGAGTAAAAAAACAACGCGCTCAGCTGTTACTAAAAAGCATAGAGCCTAAAAAAAGCGAATTTGCTGAAAGTGAGTTAAAAAGTGTGTTTTCATCAGCAATAAAAGTAGCCTACAGTACCGATGATAAAAACGGTTATACCGTCGTGCTATTTAATGAAGAATTTAATAAAGAATTTGAAAAAGACGATTTAAAAAGCTTACACGTTGATTTTAAAGCTTTGAGTAAACTCCACAAAAATGCAGTAATTGCCCTTAGTATAAAAAATAAAGACAAGAAAAATGCCATAGCGCATTTTAGATACTTTGCACCTCAGTTTGGTGTAAATGAAGACAGTGCTACAGGCTCTGCGGTATCTGTTATTGCCCCCCTGCTATTTAGACTACATGGTTTAAATAAAGCTAAGCTTATACAGCAATCAAATAATGGCGCATTGCTAAACTATGAGTTTAACAATGCCCAAGTTGTCATTTACTAGGGCGTGTTGATCTTTGCGAATTGAAATTTGTTCAATCTAGGGGCGATTAAATCGCGGCGCGAGGTTTGTAACCTAGTGGGCTAAGTAAAAATCGAGCAACAAAGAGTTTATCGCCCCTAGGCAGAACCCGAAGGGCAGCACATGTTTGGCATTTATGCTGCGTTATCGCCTATTTATGTGGAATAACCACACTTAATAGGCTCTGCCTTGCCTAAAAACCAAACATATTGCTGCAAATTCAACTATCAAAGATCAACACGCCCTAAACTTAAGTAACGTTTAAAGCGGTCTTAATAAGCACAAGGCAAAATAGTTACTATCGTCTTGCCATGTTTGCTCTAACGTTAAATTAGCTTGCGCTGCAAGCTGCTTAAACGATTCAAGCGTGTACTTGTGAGAGTTTTCTGTATGAATACTTTCATCTTCTATAAAGTCTATTTGCTGATCATTTATAATCACGCTTTGATTACAGTTACTTACTAAGTGCATTTCAATACGGCTATGTTGCTCGTTAAAGCGCGACTCGTGGCTAAAGTT
Coding sequences within:
- the pxpB gene encoding 5-oxoprolinase subunit PxpB, which translates into the protein MKPTPHIYALTNSSLLFDASYLDATDRLSIQRKIWALASHCKSTDEFSDLVPAMNSLTLYLKSDKHANKWLQVLPSLWNDIKTSTFKGQHHLIETTYKGEDIDYVARYHNLSADEVINIHSNTKYHVLFLGFQPGFAYLHGLEEQLHTPRRDEPRTRVPKGSVAIGAAQTGIYPADTPGGWHIIGHTDTALFDSTSEQPCLIQPGDTLEFVPLVNKGATHD
- a CDS encoding 5-oxoprolinase subunit C family protein; amino-acid sequence: MIKVLKSGVLLTIQDFGREGYRHLGVSKAGSLDPFAQIIANRLLNNNDNDAVLEITVGLCELEFSCDTVIALHGSDLQATLDGQAIYPGWTFAVKNKQVLSFATGRAGLRAYLAVKGGIQNTEVMGSKSTDLNACFGGIEGRALTTGDEIPITPYYGEFIKVGAMAPAQRKLIRLHPSPHANLLGEPLLSNFVSTAFKVSSNSNRMGVRLEHKSSLVHSHCLPSLGVSPGSIQLPPNGEPIVLLNDGQTTGGYPLLGTVIEADLHQFAQFRPLDTVEFKYVTFEEAAKAKQKLDGHLHQLSLALKNNL
- a CDS encoding DUF969 domain-containing protein — translated: MFDLNYWPLIGIPVVVIGFALRFNPLLVVTFAGLATGWAVNLDFISLLQTFGEKFMNSRQLASFILILPIIALLERYGLQQRARDWISQIKTATSARILALYFIVRECSAALGLLSLGGQAQTVRPLLAPMALGTATNKYGELPKPVKDMISAHAAAVDNIAVFFGEDIFIAFGAVLLMDAFLKENGITGIEPLHIGLWAIPTALCALVIHLFRLARLESKIAKAVQKYNAPEPIL
- a CDS encoding DUF979 domain-containing protein, with amino-acid sequence MSKVVDADVSHSSTALVTIENIYLLIGIMVMFLVVRTLQDKNHPKRLTTALFWFLFGSSFLFGDFAIATLGAQTTYLMVGISVLLIALLAGLNLVSMGNYSIPSEQEQNQSAKNLGNKLFIPALMIPIVTVVFTVLFDNVAINNVYLLDQRHLTLASLTIACIFALLVGWKITGGSPVQAVSESRRLVDSIGWAAILPQMLAMLGGVFIVAQTGDSIKELVTLFIAPDNRFMLVVLYCVGMAFFTMIMGNAFAAFPVMTAGIAMPFLIEGHGASPAPLVALGMYSGYCGTLMTPMAANFNIIPAALLDLKDKYHVIKVQIPTAVTLLAVNIILMYSLVFND
- the pcp gene encoding pyroglutamyl-peptidase I produces the protein MTKSTSTMACVLITGFAPFGGEAINPSWQAVQKLDETIIMKHKICTLELACEFNTSISQLINAIESHNPEIVLCIGQAGGRSEISIERIAINVDDARIKDNAGNQPIDTPIEKNGPDAYFTNLPIKRMLHALHNNNIPATISNTAGTYVCNHVMYGLMHYINEHCAVMKGGFVHIPYLPSQAVHHSGAPSMNEETVIDALKVIVDQALNNESDIKVAAGTTH
- the asnB gene encoding asparagine synthase B, which gives rise to MCSIFGVLDIKSDPTQLRTQAIEMSKLLRHRGPDWSGVYASEKAILVHERLAIVGVSSGAQPLYNPEKTHILAVNGEIYNHKELAAELDVDFTFQTQSDCEVILALYKQKGPDFLDDLNGIFAFCLYDEENDAYLIGRDHIGIIPLYTGHDEHGNFYVASELKALSPICKHIEEFPPGHYLYSKDGKMTPYYKRDWETFDAVKDNSAEAQDVKDALEAAVKRQLMCDVPYGVLLSGGLDSSVISAITQRFAAKRIEDNDESDAWWPKLHSFSVGLKGSPDLAAAQKVADMIGTIHHPIIFTIQEGIDALREVIYHIETYDVTTIRASTPMYLMARQIKAMGIKMVLSGEGADELFGGYLYFHKAPNAQEFHEELNRKVSKLHMFDCLRANKSMAAWGVEARVPFLDKEFVDVAMRINPEAKMCKDGKIEKHILREGFEGYLPEEVLWRQKEQFSDGVGYSWIDTLKEFVNEQVSDQELENAKFKYPINTPDSKEAYYYRTIFESHFPGDASAKCVPHGKSVACSTPEALAWDASFQNNADPSGRAAGVHNDAYASKG
- a CDS encoding PhzF family phenazine biosynthesis protein; this encodes MQAKVNTLCLAKRKPKWLTLRFIEFTSTESIFYSSANNLKGSSALIVIYKNGLTSKTMQYIASQSIHPATVFLNHNEITKLHCKIRWFNQTHEIKRCGHGTLAAANFLIDHFGYCPDVFTSMSHERFTIRVKKQRAQLLLKSIEPKKSEFAESELKSVFSSAIKVAYSTDDKNGYTVVLFNEEFNKEFEKDDLKSLHVDFKALSKLHKNAVIALSIKNKDKKNAIAHFRYFAPQFGVNEDSATGSAVSVIAPLLFRLHGLNKAKLIQQSNNGALLNYEFNNAQVVIY